In Gadus morhua chromosome 2, gadMor3.0, whole genome shotgun sequence, a single window of DNA contains:
- the kcnh4a gene encoding potassium voltage-gated channel subfamily H member 4a: MPVMKGLLAPQNTFLDTIANHFDGTHSNFLLGNAQGRHGYPIVYCSDGFCELTGFVRTEVMQKNCACRFLHGDESSERAIAQVDKALESQQEYQGEVRFYQKNGSPFWCLLDIVPIKNEKGEVVLFLFSFKDVSDSYGKSQHNSRRNSVSDAAHQSAKNNRTHFSQAHERGRTAFSHLTSLFTKRGKGKLSNSVFQKPSLPEYKVAAVKKSHFILLHYSVSKALWDWLILLATFYVAVTVPYDVCFTGPDEGGGAHGEQDSSHAVSRGAAGSDIAVEMLFILDIVLNFRTTYVSQSGQVVYDAHSIFLHYCNTWFFVDLIAALPFDLLYAFNITVASLVHLLKTVRLLRLLRLLQKLDRYSQYSAVVLTLLMSVFALLAHWMACVWYVIGRQEIESSDPVTWDIGWLQELGKRLDTPYINSTSGGPSTASAYIASLYFTLSSLTSVGFGNVCANTDAEKIFSICIMLMGALMHAVVFGNVTAIIQRMYSRRSLYHTRMKDLKDFIRVHRLPQQLKQRMLEYFQATWSVNNGINANELLHDFPDELRADIAMHLNKDILQLPVFEHASRGCLRSLSLHIKTSFCAPGEYLIRQGDALQANHFVCSGSLEVLKDSMVLAILGKGDLIGADLPGNDQVIKTNADVKALTYCDLQYISVKALREVLRMYPEYGRRFSADIHHNLTYNLRDGSELDGMTRCPRSPRPTQERDGWERKVPIISGADHAEKGEDVELPHHRGVPLLHGMGSPVRQPGLSNLLGEELGHINSLRVCRSPVQGGGRSEIPSPLLLINEEGRPAPMLNISQDLDFNCRQTNKLLDPTLNSVSPLDLSPRVVDGIEDNSPSFHFNVEHNEARTNEKDPYQISANLLLETEDIKQNIGKLNKEMSSLNQEVSNLSKELQEMMHFLQSHVTMLHQTSLPSKCSYGVQMVPATGGTPSDWQNQVPYGVPNWPTGYHHHEPVSHPARNLWGCSEARDSTPLGQKGKHFCHPSGSIPPSCVHQCCSESGPTGPEHRFQSRCQGPLQSSRTPPTSPYMSHLAGQAAGPPAPPGLVPLCQGFPGHGPELRLVYKTSLSAMSSFPLCSSGGLSKSHPSLSRQVGTGHTRSPAPLPHSTTPTGLLPQQLDTTFGALTPMTHCAHVSIAQDKGHHGALTGPRQNDPVGSSSIPTETQSHTHSMKTQSASMDCLVSDQQEFKYRNERTENDMVDSEGTDNSLTLQVEPLWGLEVSKSPK, translated from the exons ACAGCAACTTTTTGCTGGGAAACGCTCAAGGTCGCCATGGCTACCCTATTGTCTACTGCTCGGACGGCTTCTGCGAATTGACGGGCTTCGTTCGCACTGAGGTTATGCAGAAGAACTGCGCGTGTCGCTTCCTGCACGGCGATGAGTCCAGCGAGCGGGCGATCGCGCAGGTGGACAAAGCGCTCGAGAGCCAACAGGAGTACCAGGGAGAGGTCCGCTTCTACCAGAAGAATG GAAGTCCATTTTGGTGCCTCCTGGACATTGTGCCAATTAAGAACGAGAAGGGCGAGGTGGTCCTGTTTCTGTTCTCCTTTAAAGACGTCAGCGACTCCTACGGGAAGAGCCAACATAACAGCAGAAGAAACA GTGTTTCAGATGCTGCCCACCAGAGCGCAAAGAACAACCGGACACATTTCTCGCAGGCTCATGAACGAGGAAGAACAGCGTTTTCACACCTGACCAGTTTGTTCACCAAGAGGGGCAAGGGGAAACTCTCCAAT AGCGTGTTCCAGAAGCCTTCCCTCCCCGAGTACAAGGTGGCGGCGGTGAAGAAGTCCCACTTCATCCTGCTCCACTACAGCGTCTCCAAGGCTCTGTGGGACTGGCTGATCCTGCTGGCCACCTTCTACGTGGCGGTCACCGTGCCGTACGACGTGTGCTTCACGGGCCCCGATGAGGGGGGCGGCGCCCACGGGGAGCAGGACTCCTCCCACGCGGTCTCCCGCGGCGCCGCGGGGAGCGACATCGCCGTGGAGATGCTCTTCATTCTGG ATATCGTACTGAATTTCCGGACCACCTATGTGAGCCAGTCGGGTCAAGTGGTGTACGATGCCCACTCCATCTTTCTTCACTACTGCAACACCTGGTTCTTTGTTGATCTCATCGCAGCCTTGCCCTTTGACCTCCTGTACGCCTTCAACATAACAGTG GCGTCCCTGGTACACCTGCTGAAGACGGTGCGTCTGCTGCGGCTGCTGAGGCTGCTGCAGAAGCTGGACCGCTACTCCCAGTACAGCGCCGTGGTGCTCACCCTGCTCATGTCCGTGTTCGCCCTGCTGGCCCACTGGATGGCCTGCGTGTGGTACGTCATCGGACGGCAGGAGATCGAGAGCAGCGACCCCGTCACCTGGGACATAG GCTGGCTCCAAGAGCTGGGCAAGCGGCTGGACACTCCGTACATCAACAGTACCAGCGGGGGGCCGTCCACGGCCAGTGCCTACATCGCCTCGCTGTACTTCACCCTCAGCAGCCTCACCAGCGTGGGCTTCGGCAACGTGTGCGCTAACACAGACGCCGAGAAGATCTTCTCCATCTGCATCATGCTCATGGGCG CCCTGATGCATGCGGTGGTGTTTGGTAACGTGACGGCAATCATCCAGAGGATGTACTCCCGGCGGTCGCTGTACCACACGCGCATGAAGGACCTAAAGGACTTCATCCGCGTCCACCGGCTTCCTCAGCAGCTCAAGCAGCGCATGCTGGAGTACTTTCAGGCCACTTGGTCCGTCAACAACGGGATCAATGCCAACGAG ctcctccatgaCTTCCCGGACGAGCTGAGGGCGGACATCGCCATGCATCTGAACAAAGACATTCTGCAGCTGCCCGTGTTCGAGCACGCCAGCCGGGGGTGTCTGCGCTCGCTCTCGCTGCACATCAAAACGTCGTTCTGTGCGCCCGGGGAGTACCTCATCCGCCAGGGAGACGCCCTACAAGCCAACCATTTTGTCTGCTCGGGCTCCCTTGAGGTCCTCAAAGACAGCATGGTTCTCGCTATTCTGG GCAAAGGAGATCTGATCGGGGCCGACCTCCCGGGTAACGACCAGGTGATCAAGACCAACGCTGATGTGAAGGCGCTGACCTACTGTGACCTGCAGTACATCAGCGTCAAGGCCCTGAGGGAGGTGCTGCGGATGTACCCCGAGTACGGCAGGCGCTTCAGCGCTGACATCCACCACAACCTCACCTACAACCTGCGGGACGGCAGCGAACTGGAC GGAATGACAAGATGCCCACGCTCCCCCAGGCCAACACAG GAGCGAGACGGTTGGGAGCGCAAGGTGCCCATCATCTCCGGCGCAGACCACGCAGAGAAAGGTGAAGACGTGGAGCTCCCTCATCACAGGGGGGTGCCCCTGCTGCACGGAATGGGAAGCCCCGTTCGCCAGCCCGGCCTCAGTAACCTGTTGGGGGAGGAGCTTGGTCACATCAACTCCCTCCGCGTATGTCGCTCCCCTGTCCAGGGCGGCGGTCGAAGTGAAATACCCTCACCGCTCCTGCTCATCAACGAGGAGGGCCGACCTGCGCCGATGCTGAATATCTCTCAAGACCTGGATTTCAATTGTCGACAAACCAACAAGTTGCTCGATCCAACTCTGAATTCAGTCAGCCCATTAGACCTCAGCCCCAG GGTGGTGGATGGAATCGAGGACAACAGTCCTTCTTTTCATTTTAATGTGGAGCACAATGAGGCAAGGACGAATGAAAAAG ACCCTTACCAGATAAGTGCTAACCTGCTGCTAGAAACAGAAGATATAAAACAGAATATCGGCAAATTAAACAAAGAG ATGTCCAGCCTCAATCAAGAGGTATCCAACTTGTCCAAGGAGCTGCAGGAAatgatgcatttcctgcagagtCATGTGACCATGCTGCATCAAACCTCTCTGCCATCCAAGTGCTCCTATGGCGTACAGATGGTCCCCGCGACCGGCGGGACCCCCTCCGACTGGCAGAACCAAGTCCCTTACGGTGTTCCCAACTGGCCTACCGGCTACCACCACCATGAGCCCGTCAGCCACCCGGCCAGGAACCTGTGGGGCTGCTCCGAGGCCCGCGACAGTACCCCTCTGGGCCAGAAGGGGAAGCATTTCTGCCACCCATCCGGTTCCATCCCCCCGTCGTGCGTGCACCAGTGTTGCTCTGAAAGCGGCCCGACGGGCCCCGAGCACAGGTTTCAGAGTCGATGCCAGGGTCCCTTACAGAGTTCCAGAACCCCGCCCACCTCCCCTTACATGAGCCACTTAGCTGGCCAAGCAGCAGGCCCGCCCGCACCTCCGGGTCTCGTCCCGCTCTGCCAAGGGTTCCCTGGCCACGGTCCTGAACTCCGGCTGGTTTATAAGACCTCCTTGTCAGCCATGAGCAGCTTTCCTCTGTGTTCCTCCGGAGGTCTTAGTAAGTCCCATCCCTCTCTGAGCAGACAGGTTGGCACCGGCCACACCCGGTCTCCAGCACCCCTTCCTCACTCCACCACGCCTACCGGCCTGCTTCCACAGCAGCTGGACACCACCTTCGGTGCGTTGACACCCATGACGCATTGTGCCCATGTAAGCATCGCACAGGACAAGGGCCACCATGGAGCCCTCACCGGCCCCAGACAGAACGACCCTGTCGGATCCAGCTCCATTCCCACAGAAACGCAGAGCCATACGCATTCAATGAAAACGCAGTCAGCCTCAATGGATTGCTTAGTTTCAGATCAGCAGGAGTTTAAATATAGAAATGAGAGGACAGAAAATGATATGGTGGATTCTGAGGGCACAGACAACAGCTTAACCTTACAGGTTGAACCACTCTGGGGTCTGGAGGTATCCAAATCCCCCAAATGA
- the rab5c gene encoding ras-related protein Rab-5C codes for MAGRGGPARTNGTAASNKICQFKLVLLGESAVGKSSLVLRFVKGQFHEYQESTIGAAFLTQTVCLDDTTVKFEIWDTAGQERYHSLAPMYYRGAQAAIVVYDITNTDTFTRAKNWVKELQRQASPNIVIALSGNKADLSNKRAVDFQEAQSYADDNSLLFMETSAKTAMNVNEIFMAIAKKLPKSEPQGAAGAGGRARGGVDLQEAAPQGRASQCCGGGN; via the exons atggcagggagaggaggaccgGCACGGACCAACGGCACGGCAGCCAGCAACAAGATCTGCCAGTTCAAGCTAGTGCTGTTGGGGGAATCAGCAGTAGGAAAATCCAGCTTGGTGCTGCGCTTCGTCAAAGGCCAGTTTCATGAATACCAGGAGAGCACAATTGGAG cTGCCTTCCTCACACAGACGGTATGCCTGGACGACACAACAGTGAAGTTTGAGATCTGGGACACCGCAGGACAGGAGCGCTACCACAGCCTCGCCCCCATGTACTACAGGGGCGCCCAGGCTGCCATCGTGGTCTATGACATCACCAATACA GATACGTTCACGCGTGCGAAGAACTGGGTAAAGGAGCTCCAGAGACAAGCCAGCCCCAATATCGTTATTGCACTGTCAGGAAACAAGGCAGACCTGTCCAACAAAAGAGCAGTCGATTTTCAG GAAGCACAATCCTATGCAGACGACAATAGTTTGCTGTTCATGGAGACGTCAGCCAAGACTGCAATGAATGTTAATGAGATCTTTATGGCGATAG ccaagaAGCTCCCCAAGAGCGAGCCCCAGGGGGCCGCCGGCGCGGGCGGACGGGCCAGAGGCGGCGTGGACCTGCAGGAAGCCGCGCCACAGGGTCGCGCCAGCCAGTGCTGCGGTGGGGGGAACTAA